In Candidatus Melainabacteria bacterium, the genomic stretch ACTATACCATTGTTTTGGCTCTCCTGTTTTATAATTTTCTCTCCAGGTTTTATTAACTCTTATAAGATAAGGTGGTATCTTGCCAAACCAAATTGACATCTTGCTTATAGGGACTAACCAATTCTCATGCTCTTGAGATCTAATTTGAGTTATCTGGTCCCTTAAACCAGAGAGATAAAATCCTTCTTTCTCTGATACTTGAGCCATTCCATTAAAACCAGTAAGAACAGTAATTGCAGAGCCAAGTAATAACATCAAAATACCAACATGAGTAACCAAAGCACCTAATCTATGCCAGGCAAAAGCATGTCTACATCTTGGAAAAACTTTTTTAATACTTGCAATAGTAAGATTAATTCCAAGAGTTGTTAATAAAGCAAGATACCACCATGAATGAAAAACATCAGTTAAACCAAGACTTTTTAATAAATGATATTTTGAGAGCCCGTATTTTTTAATTAACTCACTTGAACCAACCATAGGTTCTTCAGGGAGAATTGTTCCTAAGAGTGTTGTAATTGCTAGAAAGATAAATAAAGTGACAGCTAACTTTACTGAAGAAAACTCTTTTAAAAAAGTTTTTTTAAAATTCAACATAATCTAATTTTGGTATCTTACTTATCAAACCTTTCCTACAAGCCATTTGATAAAGTTTTTTAATTGCAAGCTTACCTAAAATACCATAGTCAATAGTAAATTGGTTGACATACATGCTAACAAATTTATCAACCATATTAAAATCTTTTTCTATATCTCTTGCATATTTTGCAATATAAGGAATTACTTCTTTTTTGTTTTCAAGAGCATAAGCAATACTTTTTTTAATTAGTAAGTTTATTTTTTTCTTTTTATCTTCACTAAAATTTCTTTTTACAACATTCCCTCCAAGCGGAAGAGGTAAATTAGTTTTTCCTAGCCACCAATTGCCTAAATCTAAAACCTTATGTAATCCATACTTTAAGTATGACAATTGACCTTCATGAATAATAAGTCCTAAAGGATATTTACCACAAGATACTTCTTCTAGGATTTTGTCAAAAGGTACAAAAATAAATTTAACATCTTTGATTAACAATTTAAGAAGTAAAAAAGCTGTTGTTTTTTCACCAGGTATTGCAATTATATTATTTTTTAAAAGTTGCAAGTCATTTTCTTTTATTTTTTCCTTACTAATCACTACTGGTCCATAACCATAACCCAACGAACCACCACATGATAAAAGTTGATATTCCTTTTCTACAAAAGGATAAGCAAAAAACGATATGGCTTGAACATCATATTTTAAAGAATCAGATTCTACATTTAATGTCTGGATATCTTTTAAAACATGTTTAATTTCAAAGCTATCGTTATTTATTATATTTTTTGATAATGCATAAAACATAAATGCATCATCTGCATCAGGACTATGAGCAATCGTAAGTTTTTCTTTGCTTTTTATTTTTGACATTACTTAAGGGATAATTCTAAAACCTAAAATTAAAAGTCTATTACACTAGAGATAACATCCTATCATTTAAGGGATAGCTATAAGTACAAGACCTTATTAGTTTCCTATAAATTTACTATACATATAGTTATCCCGAAACAAACATTTTTTACAGAAAAAAGAATTCTAAAAAGGGTAGAAATCTAATAGAAACCAATAAAACATTTGGTTTTTTATGGAGATAAATATAGATTTTAATTGTAGGAAATTTAGCAATTAAAATTACATGACTTAATCAGGCCACCAGAAAAAATCTGTAATGAATAATTATTGCAATCCAAGATTAAACATAAAGCAATTTGCTAAGTCTATATTTGCTTTTTTGCTTGCCACAGCATTTGTAATAAATCAATTTTTGCCAGCTTACTCAATCAGTAACGATAATCATATAAGAGACAAACTAACTTATGATGATCTTTCTTATATTTCATATGCATATAAAAATGTTTTAGATATTGATAATCCTAAAAACCAAGAAATTATAAATTTAGCAAAAGAAATTTATTCCAGAGATAAAGAAATTACAATAAAAAATTCAGTTAAATACTTAGAAAATAAAGTAAAAAATAATTTTCTATTAGCACAAGCTGCAAATACTGAAAACGAAGAAAAAAAATGCAATGTAATTAATTTAGACATTCTTGACTTTTACATGGCTTCACCACAAACAAAAGTCAAACTAGATAATCCTTTTAATTCAGTCACATTATCACTACTTAGTGCTAACCAAACTAGATTTTCAGATCTTGATCACAGCATAAAAAATCACAAACTAGCATGGAGTTTATTAGGCTATCCAACATCTTTTGGGCTTACTTATAATTCAGATGGAAAATTTATAAATGTTACTACTTCTTCTTCTACTATTCAAAACTTAATTGGTGCAGCATCTGATGCAATTAAAACTAAAGATGAAACAATCCTAGGAGGATTCTTACCTCAAACAAGTTTTAATAACCAAGGAGATGAATTTTATGCTGTTGGTGCAGATCCAAGAGGAGATGCACATAAGCCTTATTTGTATGGATTTGATGTATCTGCAAACCAAGGAACTATTAACAGATCAAAAGAAACTTTTTCAAATCACTACACCGGGTTTTCAAACGGACTTGATGTAACACCAAGCGGCTATTTACTACTTGGAATTGAAGATGGACGTTTAACATCTCTTTGGAAAAAAGACAATAAAGCACCAATATCAGTAAAA encodes the following:
- a CDS encoding cytochrome c biogenesis protein ResB, which codes for MLNFKKTFLKEFSSVKLAVTLFIFLAITTLLGTILPEEPMVGSSELIKKYGLSKYHLLKSLGLTDVFHSWWYLALLTTLGINLTIASIKKVFPRCRHAFAWHRLGALVTHVGILMLLLGSAITVLTGFNGMAQVSEKEGFYLSGLRDQITQIRSQEHENWLVPISKMSIWFGKIPPYLIRVNKTWRENYKTGEPKQWYSDLSVLDKNKKELTRKVIYVNNPLEFMGLDIYQSSWGKFVQVTFNNEPVTLPVENFDGEEVVFLPLSNDVGLKLKINQDTLELYSVSFIKDSQKFLGKVKKGKSLHIGPMNIGFHGVETLTGLQFKSNPGNLLIYPGLLLIICGVFIAFGLKKQVWARIDRSDEKNNKTIIDGISDRTSGKFFEEFEKAISGI
- a CDS encoding ABC transporter substrate-binding protein, with protein sequence MSKIKSKEKLTIAHSPDADDAFMFYALSKNIINNDSFEIKHVLKDIQTLNVESDSLKYDVQAISFFAYPFVEKEYQLLSCGGSLGYGYGPVVISKEKIKENDLQLLKNNIIAIPGEKTTAFLLLKLLIKDVKFIFVPFDKILEEVSCGKYPLGLIIHEGQLSYLKYGLHKVLDLGNWWLGKTNLPLPLGGNVVKRNFSEDKKKKINLLIKKSIAYALENKKEVIPYIAKYARDIEKDFNMVDKFVSMYVNQFTIDYGILGKLAIKKLYQMACRKGLISKIPKLDYVEF